In Camelina sativa cultivar DH55 chromosome 16, Cs, whole genome shotgun sequence, a single window of DNA contains:
- the LOC104751743 gene encoding gibberellin 2-beta-dioxygenase 1-like, with amino-acid sequence MAVLSKPIIEPKSELSLIPVIDISDPESKYAIVKACEDFGFFKVINHGVSTELVSVLEHETVEFFSLPKSEKTQLAGYPFGYGSRKIGRNGDVGWVEYLLMNANLDSGSAPLFPDLSKNPATFRDVLEEYIASVRKMTCHVLEMITDGLGIKHTNTLSKLVSDQNTDSILRLNHYPPCPLIKKKNNGGKNVIGFGEHTDPQIISVLRSNNTCGLQINLADGSWISVPPDHSSFFFNVGDSLQVMTNGRFKSVRHRVLANCKKSRVSMIYFAGPSLTQRIAPLTCLMDKEDEMLYEEFTWSEYRSSAYNSRLSDNRLQQFERKTINHNKLLLKYD; translated from the exons atggCGGTCTTGTCTAAACCGATCATAGAACCGAAATCTGAGCTTTCGCTTATCCCGGTTATAGATATCTCTGACCCAGAGTCCAAGTATGCCATCGTCAAAGCCTGCGAAGACTTTGGCTTCTTCAAGGTGATCAACCATGGTGTTTCCACAGAGTTAGTTTCTGTTTTAGAACACGAGACGGTCGAGTTCTTCTCGTTGCCCAAGTCAGAGAAAACCCAACTCGCAGGTTATCCCTTTGGATACGGGAGCCGTAAGATTGGTCGGAATGGTGATGTGGGTTGGGTTGAGTATTTGCTCATGAATGCTAATCTTGATTCCGGTTCCGCTCCACTCTTTCCGGATCTATCGAAAAACCCGGCAACTTTTAG AGACGTACTGGAAGAGTACATAGCATCAGTGAGAAAAATGACATGCCATGTCTTGGAGATGATTACAGATGGGTTAGGTATTAAACATACAAACACACTTAGCAAGCTCGTGTCTGACCAAAACACGGATTCGATATTGAGACTTAATCACTATCCACCATGTCCTcttatcaaaaagaagaacaatggTGGGAAAAATGTGATCGGTTTTGGTGAACACACAGATCCTCAAATAATCTCTGTCTTGAGATCTAACAACACTTGTGGTCTCCAAATCAATCTAGCTGATGGCTCTTGGATCTCTGTCCCTCCCGAtcactcttccttcttcttcaacgttGGTGACTCTCTCCAG GTAATGACGAATGGGAGGTTCAAGAGCGTGAGGCATAGGGTTTTAGCCAACTGTaagaaatctagggtttctaTGATTTACTTCGCTGGACCTTCGTTGACGCAAAGAATCGCTCCGCTGACTTGTCTTATGGACAAAGAAGACGAGATGTTGTACGAAGAGTTCACTTGGTCTGAGTACAGATCCTCTGCCTACAACTCTAGATTGTCAGATAATAGGCTTCAACAATTCGAAAGGAAGACTATCAACCATAATAAATTACtgttaaaatatgattaa
- the LOC104753906 gene encoding F-box/LRR-repeat protein At5g38396-like, whose amino-acid sequence MESSSRATMIGEKEICSICSSCGKLGHLKKDCKSIRDQDRQIQQPIEEEVVNNILPDEVLCHVSQPIDEDCKNRRDPQDCLSILPDELLCHVLSFLTTKEAALTSVISKRWRNLFAFVHNLDIDESVFLHPGKRQCNITRRRFQNFVNRVLALQGTTPIKKFSLKCTDVYTTNLVDGWISNVLARGVSELDLKISLHLYYEYLLSSKNFQSNNLVKLKLDSLYIDGLPGGIFLPMPKLEELVLVDIISRKEDINVSNASLKSLTIDNSFHSGTYSFDTPSLIYFSYTGFVVNDYTLVNMENLSEAQIRLLATRYEVKRARAAPNNDHLPIIEGFLSRFTNLGKLMNGIRNVRYLDLSGETLEVLSLCCESIMPVFTNLKSLTIKSDASRGWQALPVLIRNCPHLGTLVIEGLLHQVTYKCGDACDCVSREDKGRSLTSCPVKLLEIKAFQGRIEEMHMIKHFLDYFPCLKEIKIYMERNGSTQLKDPETSEVIIIEKMKLYNTLYSCNVQLLVTGNLYKK is encoded by the exons ATGGAGTCGTCATCAAGGGCTACTATGattggagagaaagaaatttGCAGTATTTGTTCTTCTTGCGGAAAACTTGGACACCTGAAGAAAGATTGTAAGAGCATACGAGATCAAGATAGGCAGATACAACAACCTATTGAAGAAGAGGTTGTTAACAATATTCTCCCAGACGAGGTTCTTTGTCATGTCTCACAACCTATTGATGAAGATTGTAAGAACAGACGAGATCCTCAGGATTGTCTTAGCATTCTCCCTGACGAGCTTCTTTGTCATGTCTTGTCTTTCCTTACGACGAAGGAGGCTGCCTTGACATCAGTAATCTCCAAGAGGTGGCGCAATCTGTTTGCATTTGTCCATAACCTTGACATTGATGAATCTGTCTTTCTTCATCCCGGTAAGCGTCAATGTAACATAACTCGACGGAGGTTCCAGAATTTTGTTAATAGAGTATTGGCTCTGCAGGGTACAACTCCCATTAAGAAATTCTCCCTCAAATGTACTGATGTTTATACAACAAATTTAGTGGATGGTTGGATAAGTAATGTGTTGGCCCGTGGTGTTTCCGAACTTGATCTAAAAATCAGTTTGCATTTGTACTATGAGTATCTGCTATCTTCAAAAAATTTCCAGAGCAACAATCTAGTTAAGCTGAAATTAGACAGTCTTTATATTGATGGGTTGCCTGGAGGCATATTCTTACCAATGCCTAAGCTGGAGGAATTAGTCCTGGTTGATATAATCTCGAGAAAGGAGGATATCAACGTGTCTAATGCAAGCCTCAAGAGCCTAACAATCGATAACAGTTTTCATTCTGGCACTTATTCATTTGATACACCTAGTCTTATTTACTTCTCTTACACTGGTTTTGTTGTCAATGACTACACCCTAGTTAATATGGAAAACTTATCTGAAGCCCAAATCAGACTTTTGGCTACTCGTTATGAAGTTAAGAGAGCAAGAGCAGCGCCAAACAATGATCATTTACCTATTATAGAGGGTTTTTTATCCCGATTTACAAATTTGGGGAAGCTGATGAATGGCATACGAAATGTTCGGTATCTGGACTTGTCTGGCGAGACTCTCGAG GTGCTTTCTCTATGCTGTGAATCAATCATGCCAGTTTTTACCAACCTCAAATCGTTAACTATTAAGAGTGACGCAAGTCGAGGATGGCAAGCATTGCCAGTTCTTATAAGGAACTGTCCGCATTTAGGAACTCTAGTCATTGAG GGTCTCTTGCACCAAGTTACATATAAATGCGGGGATGCTTGTGACTGCGTTTCTCGAGAGGATAAGGGTCGGTCACTCACATCTTGTCCAGTAAAATTGTTAGAGATCAAAGCGTTTCAAGGAAGAATCGAAGAGATGCACATGATAAAGCATTTCTTGGACTATTTTCCATGTTTGAAGGAGATAAAGATCTATATGGAAAGGAATGGTTCTACACAGCTCAAAGACCCCGAAACGTCCGAAGTCATCATCATAGAGAAGATGAAACTCTACAACACGCTATACAGTTGCAACGTCCAGCTTCTAGTCACTGGTAACTTGTATAAGAAATAA